The DNA window AGGTCGAGAAGATGGCCGAGACCCTGCTCTCCAACCCGGTAATCGAGAACTACACCGTCCGGGTCGACGAGGCCGTGCGGTGAAGGTCGGGGTCGTCACCTTCCCCGGCTCGCTCGACGAGGTCGACGCGCAGCGCGCCGTCACCATCGGTGGCCACACGGCTGTCCCGCTCTGGCACGGCGACCACGACCTCCAGGGCGTGGATGCCGTCATCCTCCCGGGTGGCTTCTCGTACGGCGACTACCTGCGCTGCGGCGCCATCTCGCGGTTCTCGCCGGTGATGGCGGAGGTCATCGAGGCCGCGGGCAAGGGGATGCCGGTCCTCGGCATCTGCAACGGCTTCCAGATCCTCTGCGAGTCCCACCTGCTGCCGGGCGCGCTGATCCGCAACGACCACCGCAAGTTCGTCTGCCGTGACCAGCGCCTGCGCATCGAGAACACCAGCACGCCCTGGACCTCGTCGTACGCCGAGGGCGCCGCGATCACCATCGTCCTCAAGAACGGCGAGGGCGGGTTCGTCGCCGACACCGAGACCCTCGACCGGCTCGAGGGCGAGGGTCGGGTCGTGGCGCGCTACCTCGACGTGAACCCCAACGGATCGCTGCGCGACATCGCCGGGATCAGCAACGAGCGGGGCAACGTGGTCGGCCTGATGCCGCACCCCGAGCACGCCGTCGAGGACCTCACCGGCGCCGGCACCGACGGCCTGGGCTTCTTCACCGGACTCGTCGAGCACGCCTTCGCATGACCCCGCTGAAGACCTTCCGCATCGTTGCGATCGCCGAGGCGATCACCTGGGCGCTGCTGCTCACCGGCATGGTCCTGAAGTACTCCGACGTCACCGAGCTCGGGGTCCGCGTCTTCGGCATGGTGCACGGCGTCGTCTTCGTCGCCTACTGCCTGACCACGGTCCTGGTCGCGGTCGACCAGCGCTGGTCGACCGGCCGCCTGCTGCTCGGCCTGGCGGCCTCGGTGCCGCCGTTCTTCACCGTGCTCTTCGACCGGTACGCCGAGCGGAGCGGCGCGCTCGCCGACAGCTGGCGGCTCACCTCCACCGAGCCGACCCGTCGGCTCGACCGGCCGGTGGCCTGGCTGCTGCGCAACCCGGTCCGCGGCGTGCTCGCCGGCCTGGTCGCCGTGGCCGCACTGACCGGGGTCGCGCTGCTGGTCGGACCGCCTGCCGGCTAGCGCAGGCCGCGCTGGATCGCGGGCCAGGTCTCGGTCCCGGCCACCCCGGAGACCTCGACGCCGACCTTCTTCTGCCAGGCCCGCAGCGCCTTGTCGGTCGTGGACCCGAACACGCCGTTGGCGCGGACCTCCGCCGCGATCGACCCCACCGCGGCCACGGACAGCGCGCGCTGCAGGCGGCGTACCGCGGACCCGGAGGAGCCGTACTTCAGCACCGGGGTCTCGCCCGCGCTGAAGAGCGTCATCCAGGCCTTGCGGGACCACGCCGCCCGGACCCCCAGGCCGTGAGCGGTCTGCCACGCGTTG is part of the Nocardioides conyzicola genome and encodes:
- the purQ gene encoding phosphoribosylformylglycinamidine synthase subunit PurQ, translated to MKVGVVTFPGSLDEVDAQRAVTIGGHTAVPLWHGDHDLQGVDAVILPGGFSYGDYLRCGAISRFSPVMAEVIEAAGKGMPVLGICNGFQILCESHLLPGALIRNDHRKFVCRDQRLRIENTSTPWTSSYAEGAAITIVLKNGEGGFVADTETLDRLEGEGRVVARYLDVNPNGSLRDIAGISNERGNVVGLMPHPEHAVEDLTGAGTDGLGFFTGLVEHAFA
- a CDS encoding DUF3817 domain-containing protein, which gives rise to MTPLKTFRIVAIAEAITWALLLTGMVLKYSDVTELGVRVFGMVHGVVFVAYCLTTVLVAVDQRWSTGRLLLGLAASVPPFFTVLFDRYAERSGALADSWRLTSTEPTRRLDRPVAWLLRNPVRGVLAGLVAVAALTGVALLVGPPAG